A single genomic interval of Agromyces cerinus harbors:
- a CDS encoding 3'-5' exonuclease: MPNVLWSDIKGLKAPELDSAIQKREIAFLNKLRKDDTADGLRIKPMTDAADPRARTGRVTQGWRAVLFRFDSSDGVRTYVYAGTWPHDEGNMLAKTRRLEGNPVNGIAEFVDVSAPTPPVQVIYDGAASQAVSYLESEHNYSIADLTDALGFDARSARALLAATSGDEVLALADAFPNAWQQHAALALAVGDPLDKIREELAIGVGLADEEAPGLTDDDRILRALEHPAAKMQFTYIDSDESLQRVIEEGSLGAWRVFLHPEQQRYATGHWNGPFRLTGGAGTGKTVVLLHRARHLAEMDAASTVVLTTFTRALAENLKSDLQALDSASPFSDALGKPGILVRGVDQIATAVRFKAGNGFGAAAAAVFGAPCGKVSHVTSNDEGWATAIAGVAPALPDSIAHPAFFEQEYLQVILPARVSDADEYFAVRRPGRGVALDRQKRVEVWKVVEAYRANARHAGTVSWAEQAAISAAWLDAAGAAAGVLVSHVLVDEGQDLSPAHWQFLRALAPPGADDLFIAEDTHQRIYGQHVVLARYGIRIVGRSRRLTLNYRTTEQNLKYALGVLDGGEYADSENEGEGVGGYRSARRGPVPSSFAGPDDEAQVQHIAALITSWIDEGVEPAAIAVLARTNDRAASARDGLNRHGIALNHIKSAQRDGDKPVALTMHTAKGMEFNRVVLFDVSDGVMPAAQVLQKLPPEEHEDALLRERSLLYVAASRARDVLVVTWKGEPSPLLRRSPDQFAPTDSAAASSAS; the protein is encoded by the coding sequence ATGCCCAATGTGCTCTGGTCCGACATCAAAGGATTGAAGGCCCCCGAGCTCGACTCAGCGATTCAGAAGCGGGAGATCGCGTTCCTCAACAAGCTGCGCAAGGACGACACCGCCGACGGCCTCCGCATCAAACCGATGACGGATGCCGCGGACCCCCGCGCCCGCACCGGCCGGGTCACGCAGGGTTGGCGTGCCGTCCTCTTCAGGTTCGACTCGAGCGATGGCGTGCGCACCTATGTGTACGCGGGCACCTGGCCGCATGACGAGGGCAACATGCTCGCCAAGACCAGACGTCTCGAAGGCAACCCGGTGAACGGCATCGCCGAGTTCGTGGACGTCTCCGCGCCGACACCGCCGGTGCAGGTGATCTACGACGGGGCAGCCTCCCAGGCGGTGTCGTACCTCGAGAGCGAACACAATTACAGCATCGCGGATCTCACGGACGCACTCGGATTCGATGCGCGTTCGGCCCGAGCACTGCTCGCAGCGACATCCGGAGATGAAGTTCTGGCGCTCGCGGATGCGTTTCCGAATGCGTGGCAGCAGCACGCTGCGCTCGCCCTCGCCGTCGGAGACCCGCTCGACAAGATTCGCGAGGAGCTCGCGATCGGCGTTGGCCTCGCGGACGAAGAAGCACCTGGCCTCACCGACGACGATCGGATTCTCCGCGCCCTGGAGCACCCGGCCGCCAAGATGCAGTTCACCTACATCGACAGCGACGAGTCGCTCCAGCGGGTCATCGAAGAAGGCAGCCTCGGAGCGTGGCGAGTGTTCCTGCACCCGGAGCAGCAGCGATATGCGACCGGTCATTGGAACGGACCGTTCCGGCTCACGGGTGGCGCGGGCACCGGCAAGACCGTGGTGCTCCTGCACCGTGCACGGCATCTCGCCGAAATGGATGCGGCCTCGACGGTCGTTCTCACGACGTTCACGCGGGCGCTCGCCGAGAATCTGAAGAGCGATCTACAAGCGCTCGATTCCGCGTCGCCGTTTTCCGACGCACTCGGAAAGCCCGGGATTCTTGTGCGCGGAGTCGATCAGATCGCGACGGCGGTTCGGTTCAAGGCAGGCAATGGATTCGGGGCTGCAGCGGCCGCCGTCTTCGGTGCGCCGTGCGGAAAGGTCTCCCACGTGACGTCGAACGATGAGGGCTGGGCAACTGCTATCGCGGGTGTAGCCCCGGCGCTGCCCGATTCGATCGCGCACCCTGCGTTCTTCGAGCAGGAGTACCTGCAGGTCATTCTTCCCGCCCGGGTATCCGACGCCGACGAGTACTTCGCCGTGCGACGGCCGGGTCGTGGAGTCGCGCTCGACCGCCAGAAGCGCGTCGAGGTGTGGAAGGTCGTCGAGGCGTACCGGGCGAACGCTCGACACGCTGGAACCGTGAGCTGGGCAGAACAAGCTGCGATCTCCGCCGCTTGGCTCGATGCGGCCGGCGCCGCCGCTGGAGTACTCGTCAGTCACGTACTCGTCGACGAAGGGCAAGATCTCAGCCCGGCGCACTGGCAGTTCCTTCGCGCGTTGGCGCCGCCCGGCGCGGACGATCTCTTCATCGCCGAGGACACCCATCAGCGCATCTACGGGCAGCACGTCGTGCTCGCCCGATACGGAATCCGCATCGTCGGTCGATCGCGTCGGTTGACCCTCAATTACCGCACGACAGAGCAGAACCTGAAGTACGCGCTCGGCGTGCTCGACGGCGGCGAGTACGCCGACAGCGAGAACGAGGGTGAGGGAGTCGGCGGCTATCGATCAGCCCGCCGAGGACCCGTGCCATCGTCGTTCGCCGGTCCGGACGACGAGGCGCAGGTGCAGCACATTGCCGCGCTCATCACCTCCTGGATCGACGAGGGTGTCGAACCTGCTGCCATCGCCGTGCTCGCGCGTACGAACGATCGGGCGGCTTCGGCGCGAGATGGGCTCAACCGACACGGCATCGCGCTCAACCACATCAAATCGGCGCAGCGCGACGGCGACAAGCCGGTCGCGCTGACCATGCACACCGCCAAGGGGATGGAGTTCAATCGCGTCGTGCTGTTCGACGTGTCCGACGGGGTGATGCCTGCTGCCCAGGTGCTGCAGAAGCTGCCACCCGAGGAGCACGAGGACGCGCTGCTCCGCGAACGCTCGCTGCTCTACGTGGCCGCGAGCCGCGCGCGCGACGTGCTCGTGGTCACGTGGAAGGGCGAGCCGTCGCCATTGCTTCGACGTTCACCCGATCAGTTCGCCCCGACCGATTCGGCTGCAGCGAGCTCGGCGTCGTAG
- a CDS encoding ATP-binding protein, with translation MTEERDEASFTFSWLALKLLGRGLYSNPWSALSELVANGLDAGAKNVYVYIDASDKANATVEVIDDGSGMSRDDISTYVKVGHNKRKDAPKAGVQDTSPKGRKGIGKLAALFLSPHFFLQTAHVQGATEWELDARDAAVADDDHPALQAVMTTPSTPNDALWGSLASGTRLTMLGVDLTGYGPQSMNALGSRLANQFLIPDGSEPRILLWVNTSTSRAEPKYSPVEKAIAFGNFADVAQHFDLSTVAPAELLASPSPVKIPAKGLTDDVHEHAPGRFPFPKESPSDEAWSEIEELVDLNQRTYKGVRYALTGWIGVHATIDMTAARVNDDRFVRNKYYNPAQIRVYVRGKLASDRLLSQLGLADTYANYIEGEISFDLLDDDELPDIATSNRQDFDETDGRVTLLRALVRPIVRSLVQRRSALATQINRQIRVEKERRDAASRRNFTEQLQQDLEQYPEITQPTRDELQLVIANKLDQTDVALKERYCVFISHARADKLFAAFIDHVLRARGATEDEVFFTSRTGSTTVMLDERSLGALIKESITDANTLLFYMTSKNFLNSQFCLFEGGAGWATRSVSEYLKLNMDFSSIPAFLTNGRSEATILNDDKIVLTPELHNYLIDGIFNPMITHLNRGREVAGVAQLELFVRQSYPAAVDMARLGKTASDYFDEMISDHWNLLVESEVGAYVASYTAD, from the coding sequence GTGACAGAAGAACGCGACGAAGCGTCGTTCACCTTTAGTTGGCTGGCGCTGAAACTACTGGGCCGGGGACTTTATTCGAACCCGTGGAGCGCGCTGTCGGAATTGGTCGCGAATGGACTGGATGCGGGAGCGAAGAACGTCTATGTCTACATTGACGCTTCCGACAAGGCCAACGCGACGGTCGAGGTGATCGACGACGGCTCGGGGATGAGTAGAGACGATATCTCGACCTACGTGAAAGTAGGTCACAACAAGCGCAAGGATGCGCCAAAGGCAGGTGTGCAGGACACCTCGCCGAAAGGGCGAAAAGGAATTGGCAAGCTGGCCGCCTTGTTCCTGTCACCGCATTTCTTCCTGCAGACCGCGCACGTTCAAGGTGCGACCGAGTGGGAGTTGGATGCTCGTGACGCAGCCGTGGCAGATGATGATCACCCAGCGCTACAAGCTGTGATGACGACACCCAGCACTCCGAATGATGCCTTGTGGGGATCGTTGGCTTCGGGTACACGGCTGACGATGTTGGGCGTGGATCTCACCGGCTATGGCCCCCAGTCGATGAATGCGTTGGGTTCGAGACTGGCCAATCAGTTCCTCATTCCTGACGGATCGGAACCGCGCATCCTTCTCTGGGTCAACACATCGACGAGCCGAGCTGAGCCCAAATACTCTCCAGTCGAGAAGGCGATCGCATTCGGTAACTTCGCGGACGTTGCGCAACACTTCGACTTGAGCACGGTCGCTCCCGCTGAACTCTTGGCTTCGCCCTCGCCGGTGAAGATACCGGCGAAGGGCTTAACTGACGATGTGCACGAGCATGCGCCTGGTCGGTTCCCGTTTCCGAAGGAGTCACCTTCGGACGAAGCCTGGAGTGAGATCGAGGAGCTTGTTGATCTCAACCAGCGAACCTACAAGGGCGTACGGTACGCGTTGACCGGCTGGATCGGCGTTCACGCAACCATCGACATGACGGCAGCGCGGGTGAACGACGATCGCTTCGTCAGAAACAAGTACTACAACCCCGCGCAGATCCGGGTCTATGTGCGCGGGAAGCTCGCCAGCGATCGGCTCCTCTCCCAACTCGGGCTGGCGGACACGTATGCCAACTACATCGAGGGTGAGATTTCGTTCGATCTACTCGACGATGACGAGCTACCGGACATCGCAACGTCAAATCGTCAAGACTTCGATGAAACCGACGGACGCGTGACGCTGCTTCGCGCGCTCGTCCGCCCCATCGTCCGTTCGCTCGTTCAGCGACGCAGCGCGCTCGCGACGCAGATCAATCGCCAGATCAGGGTGGAGAAGGAACGTCGCGATGCAGCAAGCAGACGCAACTTCACCGAGCAACTCCAGCAGGATCTCGAGCAATATCCTGAGATCACGCAGCCCACGCGCGATGAGCTCCAACTCGTCATTGCGAACAAGCTCGACCAGACTGACGTCGCGCTGAAAGAACGCTATTGCGTGTTCATTTCGCACGCGCGAGCGGACAAACTCTTCGCAGCGTTCATCGATCATGTCCTGCGCGCGAGGGGGGCGACCGAGGACGAAGTCTTCTTCACGTCCCGTACGGGTTCGACGACGGTCATGCTCGATGAGCGTTCCCTAGGAGCGCTCATCAAAGAGAGCATCACAGACGCGAACACGCTGCTCTTCTACATGACCAGTAAGAACTTCCTGAACAGCCAGTTCTGTCTCTTCGAGGGAGGGGCGGGATGGGCTACTCGGTCCGTAAGCGAGTATCTGAAGCTCAACATGGACTTCAGCTCCATCCCGGCATTTCTCACCAACGGTCGTTCCGAGGCGACCATCCTCAATGATGACAAGATCGTGCTGACGCCGGAGCTGCACAACTACTTGATTGACGGAATATTCAACCCGATGATCACACACCTGAATCGTGGCCGCGAAGTGGCGGGAGTCGCTCAACTCGAACTCTTTGTTCGACAGTCCTATCCGGCAGCCGTGGACATGGCTCGGCTAGGAAAAACCGCTTCCGACTACTTCGACGAGATGATCTCGGATCATTGGAATCTCCTCGTCGAATCCGAAGTCGGCGCATACGTTGCCAGCTACACCGCAGATTAG
- a CDS encoding DNA cytosine methyltransferase, translating to MTHPLRVTQRPDFESGDRRVRLVDLFAGCGGITLGIAQAALANDLALEIALAVDFEAEAAEAYRRNFPSAQRIATAPVEEYFDGELGTEATLAERRTANYLSEHGAIDILVGGPPCQGHSNLNNHTRRVDEKNALYLRMVRAAEILAPKVVLIENVPAVLRDRHDGEGVVARAERRLGELDYRVEHRVVSVDALGVAQTRRRHIMLATKRGEVAPASVFEHLERNEIRHDLEWAIGDLAHVVGDDPRDRPPQAKADNLERMHWLLENDKYDLPNDRRPKCHQGAHSYKSMYGRLHWDQPAQTITSGFGSIGQGRYMHPDLPRALTAHEAARIQGFPDYFDFSTCSTRAAMATMIGNAVPPQLGTAVFSSLFGAGSFAKMESEEPTAAMA from the coding sequence ATGACGCATCCGCTCCGCGTGACTCAGCGGCCCGATTTCGAGAGCGGCGATCGGCGAGTGCGGCTCGTCGATCTGTTCGCCGGATGCGGCGGGATCACGCTGGGCATCGCGCAGGCCGCGCTGGCGAACGACTTGGCTCTCGAGATCGCTCTCGCCGTCGATTTCGAGGCGGAGGCGGCGGAGGCGTACCGCCGCAACTTCCCGTCGGCGCAGCGCATCGCCACCGCACCCGTCGAAGAGTACTTCGACGGGGAGCTCGGCACGGAGGCGACGCTCGCCGAGCGACGAACCGCGAACTATCTCAGTGAACACGGTGCGATCGACATCCTCGTCGGTGGTCCTCCATGCCAGGGCCACAGCAACCTGAACAACCACACTCGTCGCGTCGACGAGAAGAACGCGCTGTATCTGCGCATGGTTCGCGCGGCCGAGATCCTCGCTCCGAAGGTCGTCCTGATCGAGAACGTGCCGGCGGTGCTGCGAGATCGCCACGACGGCGAGGGTGTGGTTGCGCGGGCGGAGCGGCGGCTGGGTGAGCTCGACTACCGAGTCGAGCACCGGGTCGTGTCGGTCGATGCGCTGGGCGTTGCGCAGACCCGGCGGCGTCACATCATGCTCGCGACGAAGCGCGGCGAAGTCGCGCCGGCCTCGGTCTTCGAGCACCTCGAACGCAACGAGATCCGCCACGACCTCGAGTGGGCCATCGGCGACCTCGCCCATGTGGTCGGCGATGACCCGCGTGACCGCCCACCACAGGCGAAGGCCGACAACCTCGAACGCATGCACTGGCTGCTCGAGAATGACAAGTACGACCTGCCCAACGATCGCCGACCCAAGTGCCACCAGGGCGCGCACAGCTATAAGTCGATGTACGGCCGACTCCACTGGGATCAGCCCGCGCAGACGATCACGAGCGGCTTCGGCAGCATCGGCCAGGGCCGCTACATGCACCCCGACCTACCGCGGGCCCTGACCGCGCATGAAGCGGCGCGCATTCAAGGGTTCCCCGATTACTTCGATTTCTCGACGTGCAGCACCCGTGCCGCGATGGCGACGATGATCGGCAACGCCGTACCCCCACAACTGGGCACGGCGGTGTTCTCGAGTCTCTTCGGGGCGGGTTCGTTCGCCAAGATGGAGAGCGAAGAACCGACTGCGGCCATGGCTTAG
- a CDS encoding NINE protein, protein MNDLGKNVPAGWYDDGTGGQRYWDGQAWTDHTAPGAAAATATAPIAMDLADAAVYGPADASSEASPKSFIATWLFALFLGFFGVDRFYLGKIGTGIAKLLTLGGLGIWVLVDLILVLAGAQRDRQGRNLDGYAKHRKLAWIITGVVLVLSLIINVVNAAGRADDAGASAPAADSAPAAETDKDADAPAEPAAPTIEDPAVVESAFGKEVESDMWWYAVVLDNPNADHVFPSAAITIEAVDANGVILDSGNEYTTILQGRTVVVGDFISVGSGTIAKLDVRGPTAAAATSSPAAETGSFSVSDIATAEEFGWLTVSGKVTSAFSKDQELVKVSVIARDAAGTIVGSDYTFIDRLPAGGTAQFESSLWNLDGVPAGAVFEASATL, encoded by the coding sequence ATGAACGACCTCGGTAAGAACGTCCCCGCGGGCTGGTACGACGACGGCACCGGCGGCCAGCGCTACTGGGACGGACAGGCCTGGACCGATCACACGGCCCCCGGAGCGGCGGCGGCCACGGCTACCGCCCCGATCGCCATGGACCTGGCAGACGCAGCCGTGTACGGCCCCGCAGATGCTTCCAGCGAAGCCTCGCCGAAGTCGTTCATCGCAACCTGGCTCTTCGCTCTGTTCCTCGGCTTCTTCGGTGTCGACCGGTTCTACCTCGGCAAGATCGGCACCGGCATCGCGAAGCTGCTGACGCTCGGCGGACTCGGCATCTGGGTGCTCGTCGATCTGATTCTCGTGCTCGCGGGCGCGCAGCGCGACCGGCAGGGCCGCAACCTCGACGGCTACGCCAAGCACCGCAAACTCGCGTGGATCATCACGGGCGTCGTGCTCGTGCTCTCGCTCATCATCAACGTCGTCAACGCTGCGGGTCGCGCCGACGACGCAGGGGCATCCGCACCGGCCGCCGATTCGGCACCGGCCGCGGAAACTGACAAGGACGCGGATGCGCCGGCGGAGCCGGCCGCGCCGACCATCGAGGATCCCGCTGTGGTGGAGTCGGCCTTCGGCAAGGAGGTGGAGTCCGACATGTGGTGGTACGCCGTGGTGCTCGACAACCCGAACGCCGATCACGTCTTCCCGTCGGCGGCGATCACGATCGAAGCGGTCGACGCGAATGGCGTGATCCTCGACTCGGGGAACGAGTACACGACGATTCTGCAAGGACGCACCGTGGTTGTAGGCGACTTCATCTCTGTCGGCTCCGGCACGATCGCGAAGCTCGACGTGCGCGGTCCGACCGCTGCGGCCGCGACCTCGTCGCCCGCCGCTGAGACGGGCTCGTTCTCGGTGTCGGACATCGCGACCGCAGAGGAGTTCGGTTGGCTCACCGTGAGCGGCAAGGTGACCTCCGCGTTCAGCAAGGACCAGGAACTCGTGAAAGTCTCGGTCATCGCACGGGATGCCGCGGGCACGATCGTCGGCAGCGACTACACGTTCATCGACCGCCTGCCCGCAGGCGGCACGGCGCAGTTCGAGTCGTCGCTGTGGAACCTCGACGGAGTGCCGGCAGGTGCGGTGTTCGAGGCGTCCGCGACGCTGTGA
- a CDS encoding GmrSD restriction endonuclease domain-containing protein, translated as MDVQETRLQQVLEGSKQYRVPLYQRPYSWTTKQLDRLWNDIVELAEHRVDAPHATHFTGSLVLSLGQVGPSGSEFLVVDGQQRLTTLTLLICALRDHYDEVEPDHPEKMARLEESYLVDRFKRGDARLKLLPTQADRDAYRSIISRNVDGAPQSGILEAYRFFRTRIHQADTPDDPHDIDRIESAVLNGLVFVSITAKGDDNVYRIFESLNNTGLKLTQGDLLRNYLFMRLGGRGEEIYDSWWLPMQRTLSPSDLETLFWIDLIWRNPLAKQGDIYTLQVERLRDLDDDQIVAEVRRFSDLAKLFSLIRKPEGESSAQVRKHLQRGSQWRLAAAEPLMLHLLRLRAEGRLDNDGLTSALHLIESFMVRRLVVGASTNGISRILYGAPGEVGEEDAVASLHGYLSRGRKFFATDAQIADAVVTKPFYYQGRSSQRKTLLSWLEQATPLQFGDRQLVGKEQVELENLTIEHVMPQTISAPWRESLEGDLGDFESADEVQEEYLHTLANLTLTGYNSELSNNPFAQKRELLTASGIRMNAEIATHERWGRAEILERGAVISKRISENWMAPLDDTDVSDAGVTWKVALDAIDAIPAGRWASYGDVAAVAGTHPVPLGHHLSSTVVPNAYRVLKRFGSVAPNFVWAAESPNAGIDPVELLRSEGIEFDAELRASQSQRMSVTELAEAIGLVIRSDVEPREDESETRNAFLEVVALELTPSTSSGVNALLDSWESLGGRIEYNADGNSCHLIAPASGARPKPIKPIILYASGSIEFPFATLEHRPPFDEPELREEYKSRLNASRVADLTEDISTLRYPSAPLASLEYAATRDSIADVLTWFLSEIDRYDAELAAAESVGAN; from the coding sequence ATGGACGTGCAGGAGACTCGCCTCCAACAGGTGCTCGAAGGTTCGAAGCAGTACCGAGTTCCGCTGTATCAGCGGCCCTACTCCTGGACGACGAAGCAGTTGGATCGCCTGTGGAACGACATCGTCGAGCTCGCCGAGCATCGCGTCGACGCACCGCACGCCACGCATTTCACCGGCTCTCTCGTGCTCTCTCTCGGGCAGGTCGGACCGAGCGGCAGCGAGTTCCTCGTCGTCGATGGCCAGCAGCGTCTAACGACGCTCACACTCCTGATCTGCGCGCTGCGCGACCACTACGACGAGGTGGAACCGGACCATCCCGAGAAGATGGCGCGACTCGAGGAGTCGTATCTGGTCGACCGGTTCAAGCGCGGCGATGCCCGCCTCAAGCTCCTGCCCACGCAAGCCGATCGAGATGCATACCGCTCGATCATCAGCCGAAATGTCGACGGCGCTCCGCAGTCCGGAATCCTCGAGGCGTACCGGTTCTTCAGAACGCGCATTCACCAGGCGGATACCCCTGACGACCCTCACGATATCGATCGCATCGAATCCGCGGTGCTGAACGGTCTCGTCTTCGTCTCGATCACCGCGAAGGGCGATGACAACGTCTATCGGATCTTCGAGTCCCTGAACAACACCGGGTTGAAGCTGACGCAGGGCGATCTGCTTCGCAACTACCTGTTCATGCGCCTCGGTGGCCGGGGCGAGGAGATCTACGACAGTTGGTGGCTGCCGATGCAGCGAACACTGTCGCCGTCCGACCTCGAGACCTTGTTCTGGATCGATTTGATCTGGCGGAACCCGCTCGCAAAGCAGGGCGACATCTACACCCTTCAGGTCGAACGCTTGCGCGACCTCGACGACGACCAGATCGTCGCCGAGGTTCGGCGTTTCAGCGATCTCGCGAAGCTGTTCAGCCTCATCCGAAAGCCAGAAGGAGAGTCGAGCGCACAGGTTCGAAAGCACCTGCAGCGGGGCAGCCAGTGGCGCCTCGCCGCTGCGGAACCACTGATGCTGCATCTGCTCCGGCTGCGGGCAGAGGGACGACTCGACAACGACGGGCTGACCTCCGCTCTGCATCTCATCGAGTCGTTCATGGTGCGGCGCTTGGTGGTGGGAGCTTCGACCAATGGCATCTCCCGCATTCTCTACGGCGCGCCGGGTGAAGTCGGCGAAGAAGACGCGGTGGCGTCGCTTCACGGCTACCTTTCACGCGGTCGGAAGTTCTTCGCGACAGATGCCCAGATCGCTGATGCGGTGGTCACCAAGCCCTTCTACTACCAGGGGCGATCGAGCCAACGGAAGACCCTTCTCTCGTGGCTCGAGCAGGCGACGCCGCTCCAGTTCGGCGACCGGCAACTTGTTGGAAAGGAACAGGTCGAGCTCGAGAATCTGACGATCGAGCACGTCATGCCTCAGACGATCAGCGCTCCTTGGCGGGAGTCGCTGGAAGGGGATCTCGGCGACTTCGAATCCGCCGACGAGGTGCAAGAGGAATACCTCCATACCTTGGCGAATCTCACCCTCACCGGGTACAACTCCGAGCTGAGCAACAACCCATTCGCGCAGAAGCGCGAGCTTCTCACCGCATCCGGCATCCGAATGAATGCTGAGATCGCAACACACGAGCGATGGGGCCGCGCGGAGATCCTCGAGCGGGGAGCGGTCATCTCGAAGCGGATCTCCGAGAATTGGATGGCACCGCTCGACGACACTGATGTAAGCGACGCCGGCGTGACCTGGAAGGTCGCTCTCGACGCGATCGATGCGATTCCCGCTGGTCGCTGGGCGAGCTATGGCGACGTCGCAGCGGTGGCGGGAACCCATCCTGTGCCACTCGGGCACCACCTCTCGAGCACCGTCGTGCCGAACGCCTATCGCGTGCTGAAGCGCTTCGGTTCGGTCGCACCCAACTTCGTGTGGGCAGCGGAGAGCCCGAATGCCGGCATCGACCCGGTCGAGTTGCTTCGATCGGAGGGCATCGAGTTCGACGCCGAATTACGAGCGTCCCAGAGCCAGCGGATGTCGGTCACCGAACTCGCAGAGGCGATCGGACTGGTCATCCGATCGGATGTCGAACCACGCGAGGACGAATCCGAAACCCGGAATGCGTTCCTCGAAGTGGTTGCTTTGGAGCTCACTCCGTCGACCTCCAGCGGGGTGAATGCCCTCCTCGATTCGTGGGAGTCGCTCGGCGGTCGCATCGAGTACAACGCCGATGGCAACTCCTGTCACCTCATCGCTCCGGCGTCGGGTGCGCGGCCGAAGCCGATCAAGCCGATCATCTTGTATGCGAGCGGCTCGATCGAGTTCCCGTTCGCCACGCTCGAACATCGGCCGCCGTTCGACGAGCCGGAACTCCGCGAAGAGTACAAGTCGCGACTCAATGCGTCTCGGGTCGCAGACCTGACCGAGGACATCTCCACGCTCCGTTACCCCTCAGCGCCGCTCGCATCGCTCGAGTACGCGGCAACGCGCGACTCGATTGCTGATGTACTCACATGGTTCTTGAGTGAGATCGACCGCTACGACGCCGAGCTCGCTGCAGCCGAATCGGTCGGGGCGAACTGA